The DNA segment ATCTTTCAAAACGACCACCCAACACACTTATTACCACCTCAACACTCCTCTCCTACTTCAAAGACAAAGAGGAATATGACTCGTTTGTAAAATTACCATTAAAAACCACCTCAGGTCATCCATAAATTGGATGACCTGAGGTGGAAATTTTTACCTTCATTCCTTTTATTCTTCTTTAAGCCAAACTTCTCCATTTTTGTACTGGACTTGTTCCGGATACCTTAGATCGGTTACTTCATCCTGTGCTTCTTGTGTTGGTGGTGCCGTAGATAGTGACACTATGATATTTGTTAGAATAGCTGCTGTAGCACCAAATACACCTGCTCCCGTATCGATGATTCCTAAGATAGTAAACCCTCCATACTTAGCAGCAAAAATATAGCTAAGCGTAACCGTTAAACCAACGAGCATTCCAGCTATAACACCAGGTCCATTTGCCCGTTTCCACCAAACACCAAGGAACAAAGCAGGGAAAAAGGATCCTGATGCTAAAGCAAAGGCCCAGGCAACAATTTGTGTGATGGCTCCTGGTGGGTTTAATGCGATCAACCCGGCAAAAACAGTAGCAAGGACAATCGACCACCTTCCCACAGCTAGTCGTTTCTTTTCACTAGCGTTAGGATTAATACTACGGAAATAAATATCGTGTGAAAGCGCTGCTGAGATCGCAATCATTAACCCACCAGCTGTTGATAGTGCTGCAGCCATCGCGCCAGCAGCCATTAACCCAATAATAAATACGCCGAGATTAGCAATTTCAGGTGTAGCCATAACAACAATGTCATTACTGATCATGATTTCTGTCCATTGTAAAACACCGTCACCATTAGAATCTGCTAAAGATAACTCCCCTGTATCAATCCAAGCCTGTGTCCAAGCTGGCAGGCTGGTCAATGAAGATCCCGCTACTTCCGTCATAAGGATGAACCTTGAAAAAGCTGCATAAGCTGGAGCAGATAAATACAGTAAGCCAATAAAGAGAAGTGCCCACGCCCCGCTCCATCGTGCCGCTTTCATCGTAGCAACCGTATAAAACCGAACAATAACGTGAGGAAGCCCTGCTGTACCTGCCATCAATGTAAACATTAATGCAAGAAACTGCCATTTTGTCGCTTCCGTAAAAGGAACTACATATTCGGTGATGCCAAGCTGTTGATCAAGCACCTGTAATTCCTGAATAATTTGACCGTAAGATAACCAAGGTGCAGGGTTTTGTGTAAGCTGTAAAGACATAAAAATAACTGGAATCAAATAAGCAATAATGAGGACGAGATATTGAGCCACTTGTGTCCAAGTTATCCCCTTCATTCCACCCATCGCAGAATAAAAGGCAATGAGTACAACCCCGATCATTGTACCCGTCGCTGTGTTCACTTCAAGTAGACGTCCAATAACAACACCTGATCCTGATAACTGACCAACGGAGTACGTAAAACTAATAATAATCGTCGCAATTGCAGCAATAAGCCGTGCCGTATTGCTACGATACCTATCTCCGATAAATTCCGGAACTGTATAACGTCCATATTTTCTAAGCTGTGGTGCTAGTAAAAAAGTTAAAAGCAGGTAACCGCCTGTCCACCCCATAATATAAGCGAGTCCATCATAACCAAGTGCCATAACGGTACCAGCCATACCAATAAAAGAAGCTGCACTCATCCAGTCAGCACCAATAGCCATCCCGTTAAAAACAGGTGGAACTCCGCGACCAGCCACATAAAAGTCTGACGTGGCACGTGCTCTATTAAAGATCGCGATCCCTATATACAGAGAAAAGGTAGCGACTATGAGGATGAGTGATACAGTAAACTGTCCATCCACAATAAAATCCCTCCATTAATCGACTGTTTGATTTGTACTATCTACAAACTTTGGATCGAAGCCGAATTTTTTATCAATTTTGTCACTAATTATTGCATTAATAAAAAGTAAAATAATAAAAGTTACCACTGCGCCTTGAGATCCCATATAATAGTGAAAAGGAATACCCATTACAGTAATGGAGGAAAGGCCTCTGGCAAAAAACACAACAAGATAAGATGCAAGAAAACCAACTGTTAAGTAAATGACAATCATCGTCGTTCTATATTTAAAATAAGCCTCAGCCTTGGCCGGATCCATTTTCCTCATTTCTACACCTCCTTTCCTAAGGGAAAAATTCACCCTTGCAAATTAAAAATAAAACGAACCGTGTCCCAGAACGGCATAGGAACCATCAGCACTTTTACAAAAGCAAATCCAAAAAGACTTAATAATGGAACAAACATAAAGACCACTTTCTTTCTTCTTAAAGCAAGAACGACGGAAACAATTGTAATTAATGAAAGAATGATTACTGCTGTCATAGCTAGTCCTCCTATTTTGAAACGTTATCATTTTACGCAAAATAAAAAGAGGATATGACCGATCCTCACCTTTTATCTAAATAATCTGAAAACAAAAATGTTATGTATAATATTACAGAAAAACAGAAAAAAATGTCAATCATGTAAAAAGACCTATTCATAGATGTCAAAAAACCCCACCTCAGGTCATCCATAATTTGGATGACCTGAGGTGGGGTTTTTTGGCATTTGCTTTTATTTCTCTTCTTTTTGCTGGGCTTGGATTGCTTTGCCTATGTGCCCGTTATGTTTAGTAAGAGCTGCATGAACGTGATCGCCTTTAAGAGAGGTTAGTAAGGATAGGATCGCTGGCTTTACGGCCCCGTATTCAACAAGTGCCTGTGCCGCTTCTTCCTCGATGACACCCGTCGCCTCCATAATAATATGCTTTGAGCGAATTTGTAACTTTTTGTTAGTCGGCTGCACGTCAACCATTAAATTACTATACACTTTCCCTTGTTTGATCATTGTGCCCGTCGATAACATATTTAAGATCAACTTTTGTGCGGTCCCTGCCTTTAATCGAGTCGATCCCGTGATCACCTCGGGCCCCACCTCTGCAACCAACGTTCGATCTGCAGCCTTCTCCATTTCTGAATCCTGTGAACAGACAAGCGCAAGTACAAGAGCTCCCTTTTCTTTTGCCAATTCCATAGCCCCAATCGTATACGGGGTACGCCCACTCGCCGCTATTCCAACCACCACATCTTGACTTCTGACCTCTCTTCCTTGTAAATCAGCACGTCCCCTTTCCACATCATCCTCTGCCCCTTCAAAAGAACTTGTAATCGCCGCTTCCCCGCCAGCAATGAGCGCTTGAACATCTTCAGGATCAGTACTAAACGTAGGAGGACACTCAGATGCATCTAGAATCCCGAGACGGCCGCTCGTGCCCGCTCCCACATAAATCAGTCGTCCGCCTAGCCCCATGCGTTCCGTAATGCCATCAATAGCCGATGCAATCTCCGGCAGAATTTTTCCAATAGCCTGAGGAACTTGGCTATCCTCCTTGTTCATTAACTGTACGATTTCCAAACTATTGGCCTGGTCAATCGTCAATGTGCTTGAATTTCTCCGCTCCGTAGAAATTTCCTTTATATTCATAGACTGATCCCTCTCTTATCCAAAATTGACGAACCACAGAACTACCAGTTCTCTTTTTTTCTAGCAACCGAAAACGCCCCCATATAAGCGGGACGATCAAGTCGTTTCACTTCACAGAAAGTGCAGGTGAGATTTCTGGTGAAATAAGACTGAAAATGTTCACTTTCTAACAGCACACTCCCTGCGATCACAAGCGTCGACCTCTCATCAAGCTGCATCCTCGTGTATAGCTGTTGCACTTGTGCAGCAAGCTCACAAGCTTTTTCCTCAAGCAGTTCCAAAGCCTCCCGGTCTCCCTCCTTAGCAAGCCGTTCCACGAGTAAGGCAAGCTTACCCACGCCGGATTTATCCTGAGCATAGAACCACATCTTCACGCCATTAACGTCCGTGACTCCCATATAGGTCAAGATCTTTTGGCAAAAGGGCGAACGTTTCAAGTCCATTTCAAGGGTATATGCCACTCGTTGAACCGCAGATCGACCGAGATCGTAACCCCCTCCTTCATCCCCAAGCAAGTGCCCCCACCCACCACGGATAAAAAGTTGCTCATCTTTCTTTCCTACGTGAATGGATCCCGTACCTGCAATGGTAAGAATCCCTTCCTGAGCAGCCAAACCTGCCTCGTAAGCCAGTTCCGCATCGCTAATCAGCGTGATTTTTTCAGTCGAATGCCACGAATCTGGAATGACGATTTTGTTTTTCAAAGTTTCATACCCTGCCATTCCGATAACAATATGATTAACAGGTTCTAGGGTAGCTTGCATACAGGCACCTATCACGTTTTCAATATGCTGAAAGGCCTTGTGCTCATTCACCAAAGGATTTCCGTATCCTGATTCAAAGGTGAAGAGGACCTCTTCTTGTTCATTTATGAGTGCACCTTTCGTAGACGTTCCACCTGCATCTATACCTATGATCATGTATTTTCTTCCCGATGCATCGGTGACTGATGGTATAGGACTAACATATGAATCTTATTCATTCTTAAAACGCCTCCCACACAGTATATAATTTCATTTTTATCAAAATTTTATTGAAATTTAATTTCATTATATCATATAATTATCTTGTAATGTAAGCGTTTTAATTCTAATTAATAATTACTCAGCAAACCTGTTATCCGCTGAAACCTTACCAGTCAGCTTTTCGTTCATTTTAATATATAATGTAAGTTCGATCATATAAGTACAGAGGAGGAATCGAATCACCATGTCGTACACATCTGGCGGCTTAGCCATGTTAAAAAGTGTAGAAAATACCCTGCCCACTTCTGAACAAAAGATTGCTAAATATATCTTATCCTCACCGGAACCTGTCATAACGATGACCGTAAAAGAACTTGCTGAGCAAAGTGAGACAAGTTCTGCTGCCGTCATTCGCTTGTGTAAATCACTGGATTTAAAAGGTTTCCAAGAACTAAAAATGAGGATTGCCGGAGATGTTCAAAAGCCATCTTCTTCGGAATACCGAGACATTGATAAAGGGGAATCGATTCACCATATCATTGAACAAATGACACATAATGGGGTTCAAATTATAAAAGAAACCGAGGAAATGCTTAGACGGGAAGATGTAGAGCAGGCGGTTCAGGACATCCATGAAGCGAATTCAATCCATTTGTTTGGCATCGGTGCCTCAGGGCTTGTGGCTGCTGATGGACAGCAGAAGTTCTTGCGGGCAGGACGGTACGCTTTTTATTTACAAGATCCCCACATGTCTTATACAACGTTATCCAATGCGAGGGAAAATGATGTAGCCGTCGTTGTATCTTTTTCCGGTGAAACGAAAGAAGCGGTTCAATTTATTCGACTGGCTAAGAAAAATGGCATGAAGACCATCAGTATTACTAAATATGGTTCTACTACCATCTCACAGCTTGCTGACATCGCTCTTTACACGTCATCAACCCAGGAAGCGATGATTCGCAGTGCTGCTACCTCATCAAGACTAGCCCAGCTTCATGTCATCGACACTCTATTTATGAGTTATGTATCCAACCACTATGATGAAGTCATCCAATCACTCGATCGCTCCAGGGCCGCTATCGACCAACACAAGAACTAAAATAAGATGGAAAAAAACACCACCTCAGGTCATCCAAAATTTGGATGACCTGAGGTGGTTAATTAAGGAAACTCTATTTATGGAAATCAGGGTGTGTGCCTTTTCCTTTTTTTACATGGATTTGGGCTAGAATTGGGTCATGGTCACTTGCTCGCCCGCTTGCTTCAGAAAAATCGGCATTAATATGAACCGCATCAATTTTCGTATCTTTTTTCAAGTGGTCACTGACAAGAATATGATCGAGCACCTGAGAATTCCCTTGATAAATATAGGAATAACGATCCTCAGTCGGAAGTTCTTCTATCATATTCGTTAAATCATCACCCGCGAGTGTTTGCACTGGTTTTGAAAACACAAAGTCATTCAAATCCCCAAGCACAACTATATTCTCCCTCTTCACTTCTTCATCAACTTCTTCAACAAAATCATTTACCACTTCAGCTTGCTGTACACGCTGTACTTCACTTCCAAGTACGACTGGGTGCTCTGCTCCAAACAATGCCCCATCGCCACCTTTTGAATTAAAATGGTTCGCGACAACGATCACTTTTTCACCATTGAATTTGAATTCAGCAGCCAATGGCTTACGAGAATCATCAAAGGCATCATTCGTTGGCTCAATACGCCCTGGATTGAGCGTCAGGCCTTCTTCATTCACATCAACAGCTGTCACTGCATCGCCCTTAGGCTTATCCGTCAACGACACTCGCTTCGGATTGTAAAGGAACCCAACACGAATGTTTCCACCTGGCTGGCCGCCATCCATCTTATCGACCGGCGCAATATC comes from the Halobacillus shinanisalinarum genome and includes:
- a CDS encoding sodium:solute symporter family protein — translated: MDGQFTVSLILIVATFSLYIGIAIFNRARATSDFYVAGRGVPPVFNGMAIGADWMSAASFIGMAGTVMALGYDGLAYIMGWTGGYLLLTFLLAPQLRKYGRYTVPEFIGDRYRSNTARLIAAIATIIISFTYSVGQLSGSGVVIGRLLEVNTATGTMIGVVLIAFYSAMGGMKGITWTQVAQYLVLIIAYLIPVIFMSLQLTQNPAPWLSYGQIIQELQVLDQQLGITEYVVPFTEATKWQFLALMFTLMAGTAGLPHVIVRFYTVATMKAARWSGAWALLFIGLLYLSAPAYAAFSRFILMTEVAGSSLTSLPAWTQAWIDTGELSLADSNGDGVLQWTEIMISNDIVVMATPEIANLGVFIIGLMAAGAMAAALSTAGGLMIAISAALSHDIYFRSINPNASEKKRLAVGRWSIVLATVFAGLIALNPPGAITQIVAWAFALASGSFFPALFLGVWWKRANGPGVIAGMLVGLTVTLSYIFAAKYGGFTILGIIDTGAGVFGATAAILTNIIVSLSTAPPTQEAQDEVTDLRYPEQVQYKNGEVWLKEE
- a CDS encoding BadF/BadG/BcrA/BcrD ATPase family protein; translated protein: MIIGIDAGGTSTKGALINEQEEVLFTFESGYGNPLVNEHKAFQHIENVIGACMQATLEPVNHIVIGMAGYETLKNKIVIPDSWHSTEKITLISDAELAYEAGLAAQEGILTIAGTGSIHVGKKDEQLFIRGGWGHLLGDEGGGYDLGRSAVQRVAYTLEMDLKRSPFCQKILTYMGVTDVNGVKMWFYAQDKSGVGKLALLVERLAKEGDREALELLEEKACELAAQVQQLYTRMQLDERSTLVIAGSVLLESEHFQSYFTRNLTCTFCEVKRLDRPAYMGAFSVARKKENW
- a CDS encoding DUF4212 domain-containing protein, with translation MRKMDPAKAEAYFKYRTTMIVIYLTVGFLASYLVVFFARGLSSITVMGIPFHYYMGSQGAVVTFIILLFINAIISDKIDKKFGFDPKFVDSTNQTVD
- the murQ gene encoding N-acetylmuramic acid 6-phosphate etherase, which produces MNIKEISTERRNSSTLTIDQANSLEIVQLMNKEDSQVPQAIGKILPEIASAIDGITERMGLGGRLIYVGAGTSGRLGILDASECPPTFSTDPEDVQALIAGGEAAITSSFEGAEDDVERGRADLQGREVRSQDVVVGIAASGRTPYTIGAMELAKEKGALVLALVCSQDSEMEKAADRTLVAEVGPEVITGSTRLKAGTAQKLILNMLSTGTMIKQGKVYSNLMVDVQPTNKKLQIRSKHIIMEATGVIEEEAAQALVEYGAVKPAILSLLTSLKGDHVHAALTKHNGHIGKAIQAQQKEEK
- a CDS encoding MurR/RpiR family transcriptional regulator — protein: MSYTSGGLAMLKSVENTLPTSEQKIAKYILSSPEPVITMTVKELAEQSETSSAAVIRLCKSLDLKGFQELKMRIAGDVQKPSSSEYRDIDKGESIHHIIEQMTHNGVQIIKETEEMLRREDVEQAVQDIHEANSIHLFGIGASGLVAADGQQKFLRAGRYAFYLQDPHMSYTTLSNARENDVAVVVSFSGETKEAVQFIRLAKKNGMKTISITKYGSTTISQLADIALYTSSTQEAMIRSAATSSRLAQLHVIDTLFMSYVSNHYDEVIQSLDRSRAAIDQHKN